Below is a genomic region from Daphnia pulicaria isolate SC F1-1A chromosome 10, SC_F0-13Bv2, whole genome shotgun sequence.
TGACCAATAGCTTCATTGGCAGATGGAAAGTCATTGAGGATCAAATATTGCTTCAGGTCTGTCACAAGTTTCATCAGAGATTCCCCAGCTCTGACCTTGAATAAAAGAGATAATATTAAATCTTtagtttataaaataaatgaattaataaaGCTTACTATGTTCGAGGCTCGgaccaacatttcaaaatgatctTCTTCACACTGCGTCATTCTGGAAACTTGCGTTTCTTCTTCGACTCTAGCAAGTTTGATTATCTCTTTAAAAtaccataaaagaaaaataaatatttaaccaattaaaacttttttaaaagaaacatttttaccGCTGAAGTTATCAAGCAACGATTTTACATCGTCTTTTAGCCGTTTATTATATGATTTGAGTAGTGCTTCTTTACTTTGTGGTAAAGCTCGTTGagccatttaaaaatttaataacgATAAAGCAGTGAAATGTGACAGTTTCAAGATTCAAAAGTATTTCTGGCACCAACAAACGGAAATTCGGAAAGTTACCAATACCAAGCAGACGACCGCACATCAACAGTAGccgtaaataaaataatggaaGTAGGGGGCGAAATAAACCATGAGCTTCGCGATAAGCTCAAAAGATGGCGTCGTTCGAAACCGGAGGGGAATTCGAACGGGATAGCGACATTGGGACTAATAACCACAAGGACTAATCGaatgcgtcactagaacgcgacactagaacgtccttccgacactagaacgtccacaTTTTAGCCACGACATTAGAACGGAAAAACCTCTAAATTCCgctgcgacactagaacgtccacaTTTAAGTAACGACAATAGGACGGAAAACCTCTACATTTctctgcgacagtagaacggaTTTAGCGACATAAGAACTTGGGGAATGATTCTTTTCCGCTAGATGTATTTCGaatgcgtcactagaacgcccacccgacactagaacgtccatattTAAGCGACGAAACTAGAACGGGAAAAACtattgcgacactagaacggctatAATAAAATAAGGTGGGGTTTCAttctttaccgctagatgtaGGGGATGTATAAAGTTTCCGATTAGGTTGcgcgaattttaaaacatcgaATGGATGGATTGGTACAGCTAACTCGCAGctaacagagaaaaaagacaggATAAGAACGGCAAAGTATAGCGAATCTTATATTTTAATCCCTAAATAGACTAGAACGGATAGGGGTAGGGATAGGGGAAACTATGAACGAAAATCggtcttggaaaaaaaaacgcagtCTTCAATTACtccattacaaaaaaaaatttcactaaCTTTTGCTTCTGCAATCCTTAAGAAAACTGCGTTGCTCTTTATGCAAACGCCGCAAAAATAACGTGCGGTACACAATCTTATTCCTGAAATTGTAACTGAATTATGAAAACTCACCGGACAATTGCAAGCATCATTCCTTCAATCTGGTTATACACCTAAATGCTCTGCAGGGTTGTCGTTCTTGTTATTACTGTTTTCTTACACATTCTTCATGATAAAAATGACGTGCTCGATGAACTGCGTATGTGATTTGTTAACTACAACCTGACCAGTGTGATCAAAAAACTTTTCCACGAGTGCCTTAATTTGGTCAAAGAGGATAGGGTACATAGCAGCCTGGGCCATTTCGTGGCCTACTAGTTCCTTGATGTTTCTGGATTTGAGCACAAAATTTTTCGTTGACGCACAACAACAGCCGCAGAAGGTGTCCCACGAATGAAGTTACCGGGCAGTAGCTACTGATTATTATCTTGCATTTGACTTAAATTGTTCGCCACAAGCTGCATTAAAAACAAGAGTTAATCAACATCGTTTAAATTAGTTGTGAGCTTTAAAGAAATTACGTTTGATTTCCGATCAATTATTCCGCCTGAAGGGGTAGACGTCGATGATAAAATCGATCGGGGAGAGCGTCATCGCATATACAAACGCCTCCGAGCGCACAAAGGAAGCCCGTCACGTTAGCCCACTCGTTGACTTGATCCTAGTTTGAGTAACAATGTAATAAACATGCCTCGGGTATTTtcccaacaaaaaaaccaacccTCAAGTTCCGTTCGTGTTCCGTGCTCTAATGAGATGCTCTCCGGTTGCCGGCTGTTCGGTGAAAATATTCATTGGTTTGCCCTTCTTCCGGCATGCGAGCTTTCGGATTAGTTCCTTAATTGTAGACGTGGTAATCAACGATTGCGGCCATTAACAGCTCGGCGAAGATAGAACTGGAAGGAAAGTGAACTACCGAGGGGTGTGCGGACAAATAATGGAAGGGATGAAGaagataggaaaaaaaacgggttgggttgaaaaaaatgagaagcATAATACATTAACGGAGCTAGACTATAACACAGGCCTACCCTCGATAGCGCCAAATGTAATAGTGTATAGctcgccgttttttttttaaacagcctCCGCTCTCTTTATTACGTAAGCCAGTTTGAATAATTTACATTCCTATAGACTATAGATGCGCTGGGCGATTTTGTGTGCAAAAAACCATACTCTTAAATGATTTCGCTTTTGAATCTGTGCGAAACTATAGAGACGATAGCTTGGGTTTCGTTTTCCCATGTCGATAAAAAGTCAaagattctcctttttttatcgcgttattttaTTCGATTTTATTAACATCATCGATTGTTAGCGTTGAGCAGATAAGCACAGACCCGGATATAGGAACCCCCCACGCTCCTTGTACACACATAATAAGAGAGTCATCACAGCCAAATTGGTGTACATAAAGCTTCTTATATCTTCTCATTActtgagatttttttcttcttcatcttcggtGCTGAATAAATCGTCAAACCCAGTGTTGTTTACCTTCTTACGTATCTTCGTCCCATGCTGGCGCGTTTTTTCTATAATATTACATGGGCTGCACACAGTGATAAGTGTTGGTATACTGTGTATGGTTTATATTACGCGCGACAGCCAACATTATGGTCCTTCAAGAAAGGAGGGGATGAACATGACG
It encodes:
- the LOC124314485 gene encoding mediator of RNA polymerase II transcription subunit 22-like encodes the protein MAQRALPQSKEALLKSYNKRLKDDVKSLLDNFSEIIKLARVEEETQVSRMTQCEEDHFEMLVRASNIVRAGESLMKLVTDLKQYLILNDFPSANEAIGQTARNMSSMQQESDRKLMALRDDLAADLYDLEEEYYSSPFK